One Dasania marina DSM 21967 DNA segment encodes these proteins:
- the nhaA gene encoding Na+/H+ antiporter NhaA, giving the protein MSSDPQPLDPKSFVQRFFQFEAAGGIILMLAAVAALICANTELRQYYNLLLGTPVEIRVGALHIAKPLLLWINDGLMAVFFFLVGLELKRELLEGELSDKRNIILPAVGAVGGMVVPALIYLYFNADDPIAAQGWAIPAATDIAFALGVLSLLGSRVPVSVKIFLTSLAIFDDIGAIIIIAIFYTSKISTLALVVVACCLPVLFIMNRKHVESRSSYIIVGAIMWVAMLKSGVHATLAGVILAVFIPIRSKRDPKYSPLKSLEHDLHSAVAFFVLPVFAFANAGINLSKVGMEQLLHDVPLGIALGLFVGKQVGVFLLCALVIKLGITRMPNKMNWLSLYATSAICGIGFTMSLFISSLAFEETGVNLLFNERLGIIIGSLLSGIVGYILLKMSLPDKKENA; this is encoded by the coding sequence ATGAGCTCAGACCCGCAACCGTTAGACCCCAAGTCTTTTGTGCAACGTTTTTTCCAATTTGAAGCTGCAGGCGGCATTATTTTAATGCTGGCAGCAGTGGCGGCGCTAATTTGCGCCAACACAGAGTTGCGCCAGTATTACAACTTACTACTAGGCACACCGGTAGAGATTCGAGTAGGAGCCTTACATATAGCTAAGCCATTACTGCTGTGGATAAATGACGGCTTGATGGCGGTATTTTTCTTTTTGGTGGGTTTAGAGCTTAAGCGTGAATTATTAGAGGGTGAGCTTAGCGATAAGCGCAATATTATTTTGCCGGCAGTAGGTGCTGTAGGCGGTATGGTAGTGCCAGCGTTAATTTACCTTTACTTTAATGCCGATGATCCTATAGCCGCCCAAGGTTGGGCCATACCAGCCGCAACAGATATTGCTTTCGCGCTAGGGGTATTGTCGCTATTAGGTTCGCGTGTGCCGGTGAGCGTCAAAATATTTTTAACCTCGCTGGCAATTTTTGATGATATCGGCGCCATCATTATTATCGCTATATTTTACACCTCAAAAATTTCTACTTTGGCGTTAGTGGTAGTGGCTTGCTGTTTGCCGGTATTGTTTATTATGAACCGTAAGCACGTAGAGTCGCGTAGTAGCTATATAATAGTAGGCGCTATTATGTGGGTAGCTATGCTTAAATCGGGCGTGCATGCCACCTTGGCAGGTGTCATTCTGGCTGTTTTTATACCGATACGATCCAAGAGGGATCCGAAGTATTCCCCCTTAAAAAGCCTAGAGCATGATTTGCATAGCGCAGTAGCTTTTTTTGTATTACCCGTTTTTGCTTTTGCCAATGCCGGTATTAACTTATCTAAAGTTGGGATGGAGCAGCTGTTACATGATGTACCTTTGGGTATAGCCCTGGGCTTGTTTGTGGGTAAGCAGGTAGGTGTATTTTTACTGTGTGCATTAGTGATTAAGCTGGGTATTACCCGTATGCCTAACAAAATGAACTGGTTGAGTTTATATGCCACGTCGGCGATTTGTGGCATAGGTTTTACTATGAGTTTGTTTATCAGCTCTCTGGCCTTTGAGGAGACCGGTGTGAATTTATTATTTAATGAGCGTTTGGGTATCATAATCGGTTCTTTACTATCCGGTATCGTCGGATATATTTTGTTAAAAATGAGCTTGCCCGATAAAAAAGAAAACGCTTAG
- a CDS encoding DUF2235 domain-containing protein: MKKRIVICADGTWNKPEEDLSEDFPTNVLKLARAIQPLAKEAQQLIPQQVFYDWGVGSYHDAFVGGATGRGLHKNIMDDYRYIVQNYSPGDEIFLFGFSRGAYTIRSLCGLINNCGIIKRPDAALIQQAFNHYKKSGAAYAPRGDKSILFRQQYSQPSREITFVGVWDTVGAMGIPVSFLGLFEDKDEFYDTKIGSNIRIARHAMAIDENRSDFEPTIWQPQPNMDIQQVWFAGAHSNIGGSYKPDKDGSLLSDTPLLWMLQEANKAGLAIEPHIIQNAKPSPSATLYNSRRSFYRVKKPYWREIDHGQDAVLIHDSVKQRWLKNDKYRPKNLQAYLDEHGWPELLVT; this comes from the coding sequence ATGAAAAAAAGAATTGTGATCTGTGCCGATGGCACGTGGAATAAACCCGAAGAAGACCTCAGTGAGGACTTCCCCACCAATGTGTTAAAGCTCGCTAGAGCCATTCAGCCCTTGGCTAAAGAAGCGCAGCAGCTTATCCCGCAGCAGGTCTTTTACGATTGGGGGGTAGGCTCTTACCACGATGCGTTTGTGGGCGGCGCTACTGGCCGCGGCCTGCATAAAAATATCATGGACGATTATCGTTATATCGTCCAAAACTACTCGCCGGGGGATGAGATTTTTTTATTTGGCTTTAGCCGCGGTGCCTACACCATACGTTCGCTCTGTGGCTTAATTAACAATTGCGGCATTATTAAGCGCCCGGATGCCGCGTTAATACAGCAGGCCTTTAACCATTATAAAAAAAGCGGTGCGGCCTATGCCCCTAGAGGGGACAAGTCTATCTTGTTTCGCCAGCAATACTCTCAGCCTTCTAGGGAAATAACCTTTGTTGGGGTGTGGGATACAGTAGGCGCTATGGGCATACCGGTGTCGTTTTTAGGCTTGTTTGAAGATAAGGATGAATTTTACGATACCAAAATAGGTAGCAATATACGCATCGCCAGACACGCCATGGCTATAGACGAAAACCGCAGCGACTTTGAACCGACCATTTGGCAGCCCCAGCCTAATATGGATATACAACAAGTTTGGTTTGCCGGTGCCCACAGCAACATAGGGGGTAGTTATAAGCCCGATAAAGATGGCAGCCTACTTTCGGACACCCCCTTGCTGTGGATGCTGCAAGAGGCTAATAAGGCGGGCTTAGCCATAGAGCCCCATATCATTCAAAATGCCAAGCCCAGCCCCTCGGCCACCTTATATAATTCACGGCGTAGTTTTTATAGGGTTAAAAAGCCTTATTGGCGTGAGATTGATCATGGCCAAGATGCTGTATTAATTCATGACTCGGTTAAGCAGCGTTGGTTAAAAAACGACAAGTATCGCCCTAAAAATTTGCAAGCCTACCTGGATGAGCACGGCTGGCCAGAATTGCTTGTAACTTGA
- a CDS encoding YkgJ family cysteine cluster protein, which yields MTDDRYIIARLREEIPTFECIPGCHDCCGPVTTSSEEMSRLPVKSDAEHEAALNEFNCVHLGPKGCEVYGERPLICRLFGTTPKMACPNGCRPEQMVEPEVEHQVHQFIASTRQVLV from the coding sequence GTGACCGACGACCGCTACATCATCGCGCGACTACGCGAAGAAATCCCGACCTTTGAATGCATTCCCGGCTGTCACGATTGTTGTGGGCCGGTAACGACTTCTTCAGAAGAAATGTCACGCCTGCCGGTGAAGTCTGATGCGGAGCATGAGGCGGCATTAAATGAGTTTAACTGTGTGCACTTAGGCCCAAAGGGTTGTGAGGTATACGGTGAACGGCCACTGATTTGCCGATTGTTTGGTACAACCCCCAAAATGGCCTGCCCAAACGGCTGTCGCCCCGAACAGATGGTTGAGCCTGAGGTTGAGCATCAAGTGCATCAATTCATCGCTAGTACGCGGCAAGTTTTGGTGTAG
- the ccmI gene encoding c-type cytochrome biogenesis protein CcmI, whose translation MSEFVVVATLLCALALAFALMPLVVHRRTRQQQQQRSEANVLAFEQRLAELTQECEQGAYSAEEFEALKADLQHRLLDDVPEQIKANTSSMPLWPWVLGLLLALPLAAWSLYQHTGAQAEIAIIEQMQRVEQASDEAQLQQQASQLVSQLQQQLADNPDQPHHWMLLARTQMRLQQYAAAEQSFKSVLDVAGEAPVVMGLYAQARYMAQGRQLDAVSQRIAERALELQPNNGTVLGMMGMASFEQQNFPQAVHYWRRLLTLLDPQSPTAKMIQQGVEQANAMIPEQDGQQERQQVEQAVSSGPVIMVKVSIAATLHAASDAPVFIYARAINGPKMPLAVARLTVADLPTTVRLDESMAMAPGMSLSKFAQVEVVARISSQGIANAAAGDLQGLVGPVDSAGEAVVELVIDEVLE comes from the coding sequence ATGAGTGAATTTGTAGTGGTGGCAACCTTGTTGTGCGCCTTGGCGCTGGCCTTTGCGTTAATGCCCTTAGTGGTACACCGGCGCACCCGGCAACAACAGCAACAACGTAGCGAGGCCAATGTTTTAGCCTTTGAGCAACGCTTGGCCGAGCTCACCCAAGAGTGCGAGCAGGGGGCTTACAGTGCTGAAGAGTTCGAGGCTTTAAAAGCCGATTTACAGCATCGTTTATTAGATGATGTCCCTGAGCAAATCAAAGCTAACACCTCGTCTATGCCACTATGGCCTTGGGTGTTGGGTTTGTTATTAGCCCTACCATTGGCGGCCTGGTCTTTATACCAGCACACCGGCGCCCAAGCAGAAATCGCAATAATAGAACAGATGCAAAGGGTAGAGCAGGCGAGTGACGAGGCGCAGCTACAACAGCAAGCCAGCCAGTTGGTGAGTCAGTTGCAGCAACAGCTGGCTGATAATCCTGATCAGCCGCATCACTGGATGTTATTAGCGCGTACCCAAATGCGTTTGCAGCAATACGCCGCTGCTGAGCAAAGTTTTAAATCTGTATTAGATGTTGCTGGCGAAGCGCCGGTGGTGATGGGCTTGTATGCTCAAGCCCGATACATGGCGCAAGGTCGCCAGCTGGATGCCGTGAGCCAGCGTATTGCCGAGCGTGCGTTAGAACTACAGCCTAATAATGGTACCGTGTTAGGCATGATGGGCATGGCCAGCTTTGAGCAGCAAAATTTTCCGCAAGCCGTACATTATTGGCGGCGTTTATTGACCTTATTAGATCCGCAATCGCCAACCGCAAAAATGATACAGCAAGGGGTAGAGCAGGCTAATGCCATGATACCTGAGCAGGATGGGCAGCAAGAGAGGCAGCAAGTTGAGCAAGCGGTTAGCAGTGGCCCTGTCATTATGGTGAAGGTCAGCATAGCGGCGACGTTACATGCAGCCAGTGATGCGCCGGTGTTTATTTATGCCAGAGCCATCAACGGCCCAAAAATGCCTTTAGCGGTGGCCCGGCTTACCGTAGCCGATTTACCCACCACCGTACGCTTGGATGAAAGCATGGCCATGGCACCGGGCATGAGCTTGTCAAAATTTGCCCAAGTTGAAGTTGTGGCGCGTATATCGTCGCAGGGTATAGCTAATGCTGCGGCGGGCGATTTACAGGGGCTGGTTGGGCCTGTGGATAGTGCTGGGGAAGCTGTGGTTGAGTTGGTGATTGATGAGGTTTTGGAGTAG
- a CDS encoding cytochrome c-type biogenesis protein: protein MRLLLALSLLLLSLTATAVIETYQFDNEVLRKRYQHFTQELRCPKCQNQNLSGSNSPIAQDLRNELHRLLHEGYSDQEITQFMVQRYGEFVLYRPPLNKQTLVLWLAPALFLLLAVVVVVLVIRKQVAARNTEASEQLNTQEQEKLKQLLKRRDHE from the coding sequence ATGAGATTATTATTGGCATTAAGTTTATTGCTGTTGTCGCTAACAGCGACTGCGGTAATAGAAACTTACCAGTTTGATAACGAGGTACTGCGTAAGCGCTACCAGCATTTTACCCAAGAGTTGCGTTGCCCCAAGTGTCAAAACCAAAACCTGTCGGGCTCTAACTCACCTATCGCACAAGATTTGCGTAACGAGTTACATCGCCTGTTACACGAGGGCTATAGCGATCAAGAAATCACCCAGTTTATGGTGCAGCGCTACGGCGAATTTGTGTTATACCGGCCGCCGTTAAACAAACAGACCTTGGTGCTGTGGTTAGCGCCGGCACTGTTTTTATTATTGGCGGTAGTCGTCGTAGTATTGGTGATACGCAAACAAGTGGCCGCGAGAAACACGGAAGCCAGCGAGCAGCTAAACACGCAAGAACAAGAAAAATTAAAGCAGTTACTAAAGAGGCGCGACCATGAGTGA
- a CDS encoding DsbE family thiol:disulfide interchange protein produces MTRFKLFIPLIIFMLVGSFFYSTMGRISEGDYDPQALPSALLNKPLPKFTLPKLENDQQVVQAEDLLGDIALINVWATWCPSCHIEHPYLNYLASKLDVVIYGINYKDENKEALRWLKNKGNPYRFNIVDAQGKLGLDLGVTGAPETYVIDHRGFVRMRHQGPMTGQVWSQKFLPLIEQLQQERADYSQQEPSDG; encoded by the coding sequence ATGACTAGGTTTAAATTATTTATCCCACTCATTATTTTTATGTTAGTGGGCTCTTTTTTTTATAGCACCATGGGCCGTATTAGTGAGGGTGATTACGACCCGCAAGCGTTGCCTTCGGCATTATTAAATAAACCGCTGCCCAAATTTACCTTGCCCAAGTTAGAGAATGATCAGCAGGTAGTGCAAGCTGAAGATTTGTTGGGTGATATTGCCCTAATCAATGTGTGGGCTACGTGGTGTCCTTCCTGCCATATAGAGCACCCCTACTTAAATTACCTGGCAAGCAAGTTAGATGTGGTGATTTATGGCATTAATTACAAAGACGAAAATAAAGAGGCGTTGCGCTGGTTAAAAAACAAGGGCAACCCCTACCGTTTTAATATTGTTGATGCCCAGGGCAAGCTGGGTTTAGATTTAGGCGTAACCGGTGCGCCTGAAACCTATGTGATAGATCACCGCGGTTTTGTGCGCATGCGCCATCAAGGGCCTATGACAGGCCAAGTGTGGTCACAAAAGTTTTTACCCTTAATCGAACAATTACAGCAAGAGCGTGCAGACTATAGCCAGCAGGAGCCTAGCGACGGATGA
- a CDS encoding heme lyase CcmF/NrfE family subunit, which translates to MLPEYGHFALILALALALLQSALPLLGAITGNRALMATARSLAAGQFVFITLSFIVLCVLFLQSDFSVVLVASHSNTLLPDIFKFSAVWGNHEGSLLLWVWILSLWSMAVALFSRQLPLDMVARVLSVMGMISVGFLSFSLFTSNPFTRQLFNVPSEGADLNPLLQDFGLVIHPPMLYVGYVGFSVAFAFAIAALSSGRLDAAWARWSRPWTNIAWAFLTVGIALGSWWAYYELGWGGWWFWDPVENASFMPWIVGTALIHSLAATEKRGVFKSWTVLLAIIAFSLSLLGTFLVRSGILTSVHSFAADPERGMFILMFLFLVVGGSLTLYALRAPTVASRSHFGWLSRELFLLINNVLLLAAMLTVLFGTLFPLIVDAMGLGKYSVGPPYFNAVFVPIMALLFVFMGIGPSARWKKTNALYLRGQLLIAALASIVCGLLFPFLMAESYNIAAALAVCFSLWLVLSMVVDIREKTRNAGSLGKGLRRLSRAYYGMVLGHVGMAVCALGVCLTSQYSVERDLRMLPGDIADMAGYQFEFKGSKKIQGPNYDGEQGIINVLQNGELVATLNPEKRRYFAQQGQVMTEADIDPGFMRDLYVAMGEPLGGGAWAVRLHYKPFVRWMWLGALIMAFGGVLAVLDKRYRVKATAKNTSAASAAATLSIG; encoded by the coding sequence ATGCTGCCAGAATACGGACACTTCGCCTTAATATTAGCCTTGGCTTTAGCACTGTTGCAGTCGGCCTTACCTTTACTGGGGGCCATTACGGGCAATCGCGCCTTAATGGCCACTGCCAGATCATTAGCGGCGGGGCAGTTTGTTTTTATCACTTTGTCATTTATCGTGCTCTGCGTTTTATTTTTACAAAGTGATTTCTCGGTGGTGTTGGTGGCTAGCCATTCTAATACCTTATTGCCTGATATTTTTAAATTCAGCGCGGTATGGGGTAACCACGAAGGCTCATTATTATTGTGGGTGTGGATATTATCGCTGTGGAGTATGGCGGTAGCGCTGTTTAGCCGGCAATTGCCGCTGGATATGGTGGCGAGAGTGTTGTCGGTTATGGGCATGATCTCGGTAGGTTTTTTATCCTTCTCGTTGTTTACCTCCAACCCTTTTACACGGCAATTATTTAACGTGCCCAGCGAAGGCGCCGACCTCAACCCTTTGTTACAAGACTTTGGGTTGGTGATACACCCGCCTATGTTGTATGTGGGTTATGTGGGATTTTCGGTGGCTTTCGCCTTTGCTATTGCTGCGCTAAGCAGTGGCCGTTTAGATGCAGCATGGGCGCGTTGGTCGCGGCCGTGGACTAATATCGCTTGGGCCTTTTTAACCGTAGGCATAGCCTTGGGCAGCTGGTGGGCCTATTACGAATTAGGTTGGGGCGGCTGGTGGTTTTGGGACCCGGTAGAAAACGCTTCGTTTATGCCTTGGATAGTCGGCACAGCGTTAATTCATTCTTTAGCGGCCACCGAAAAGCGTGGTGTGTTTAAAAGTTGGACGGTGTTACTGGCCATTATCGCTTTCTCATTAAGCTTACTGGGTACTTTCTTGGTACGCTCGGGCATATTAACCTCGGTGCATTCTTTTGCTGCAGATCCCGAGCGCGGCATGTTTATTTTAATGTTCTTGTTTTTAGTGGTGGGTGGCTCCTTAACGCTCTACGCTTTGCGCGCGCCTACCGTGGCCAGCCGCAGCCATTTTGGTTGGCTATCCCGCGAATTATTTTTATTGATTAACAATGTGCTGTTGTTAGCAGCCATGCTAACAGTATTGTTTGGCACCTTGTTCCCCTTAATTGTGGATGCCATGGGCCTTGGTAAATATTCAGTGGGGCCGCCGTATTTTAATGCGGTGTTTGTGCCTATTATGGCTTTACTGTTTGTGTTTATGGGTATAGGCCCCAGCGCGCGCTGGAAAAAAACCAACGCATTGTATTTGCGTGGCCAATTATTAATAGCCGCCTTGGCTAGTATTGTTTGTGGTTTGTTGTTCCCTTTCTTGATGGCTGAAAGTTATAACATTGCGGCCGCGTTGGCGGTGTGTTTTTCACTGTGGTTGGTGTTGAGCATGGTGGTGGATATACGCGAAAAAACCCGCAATGCGGGCTCTCTAGGTAAAGGCTTACGGCGTTTAAGCCGTGCCTACTACGGCATGGTGTTAGGCCATGTAGGTATGGCGGTGTGTGCCTTAGGCGTATGCTTAACCAGCCAATACAGTGTTGAGCGCGACCTGCGCATGTTGCCTGGCGATATCGCCGACATGGCAGGCTATCAGTTTGAGTTTAAAGGCTCGAAAAAAATTCAAGGTCCTAACTACGACGGTGAGCAGGGCATTATTAATGTGCTGCAAAACGGTGAGCTAGTCGCCACACTTAATCCTGAAAAACGCCGGTATTTTGCCCAGCAAGGCCAGGTAATGACCGAAGCCGATATAGACCCAGGTTTTATGCGCGACCTCTATGTTGCCATGGGTGAACCCTTGGGCGGTGGAGCTTGGGCGGTACGCCTGCACTACAAACCCTTTGTGCGTTGGATGTGGCTGGGCGCTTTAATTATGGCATTCGGTGGTGTGCTGGCGGTTTTAGATAAGCGCTATCGTGTAAAAGCTACGGCAAAAAATACCTCGGCGGCCAGCGCGGCTGCAACTCTTTCTATAGGTTAA
- the ccmE gene encoding cytochrome c maturation protein CcmE, with amino-acid sequence MHPVRKQRLIVVLLIITGSALAVALAAYALRANINLFYPPAEIAAGNVPIGKNIRAGGMVLEGSVKRDPNSLRVDFVVTDYSANVPVTYVGILPDLFGEGQGVVASGQLNAQGVFIATEVLAKHDENYMPPEVQSALDDAQLASKQSTIEQSSSEQSNSEQLNSEQSTSKQKPGDNSADTPAASSY; translated from the coding sequence ATGCATCCAGTGCGTAAGCAGCGTTTAATCGTTGTATTGTTAATTATTACCGGTAGTGCTTTGGCGGTGGCTTTGGCCGCTTATGCTTTGCGCGCCAATATCAATTTGTTTTATCCTCCCGCCGAAATAGCGGCGGGTAATGTGCCTATAGGCAAAAACATACGTGCCGGCGGCATGGTGCTAGAGGGCAGTGTTAAACGTGACCCCAATAGCTTACGGGTAGATTTTGTTGTTACCGATTATAGCGCCAATGTGCCGGTGACCTATGTGGGCATACTGCCTGACTTATTTGGTGAGGGGCAGGGCGTGGTTGCCTCTGGCCAGCTGAATGCGCAGGGCGTATTTATTGCCACCGAAGTGTTGGCCAAGCATGATGAAAATTATATGCCGCCGGAAGTACAATCGGCGTTAGATGATGCGCAGTTAGCTTCTAAGCAATCAACTATTGAACAATCAAGCTCTGAGCAATCAAACTCTGAACAATTAAACTCTGAGCAATCAACGTCTAAACAAAAGCCAGGCGACAACTCCGCCGACACCCCCGCCGCTTCTTCTTACTAA
- the ccmD gene encoding heme exporter protein CcmD: MYFENVAALLAMDGHGPYVWAAYGITAVVLLLVIISPLMRKRRLLLQQRMQLRREQLPLGSQASAEPSTLDLSNQG; this comes from the coding sequence ATGTATTTCGAAAATGTAGCAGCACTGCTGGCAATGGATGGCCATGGCCCCTATGTGTGGGCAGCCTATGGCATTACCGCTGTGGTTTTGCTGTTAGTGATCATCAGCCCGCTAATGCGTAAACGTCGTTTGTTATTACAGCAGCGCATGCAATTGCGCCGCGAACAGTTGCCGCTAGGCTCTCAAGCCTCTGCTGAGCCCAGCACACTCGATTTATCTAACCAGGGTTAA
- a CDS encoding heme ABC transporter permease has translation MWAFFHKLGSPRWFYDISGKWLPWLSVLAVACLLIGTVWGLAFAPPDFRQGNSYRIIFIHVPAAAVSMACYMVMAFAAAIHLIWKMKLADVVMRSCAPIGAALTFIALLTGSIWGKPTWGTWWVWDARITSVLILFFLYLGVLALYEAFENSESASKASAVLSLVGCVNVPIIYWSVEWWYSLHQPATIKLTEESTIHPEMLYPLLLMISGFYAFFVVALLLFSRSEILYRERKTKWVKALAAA, from the coding sequence ATGTGGGCATTTTTTCACAAGCTGGGTTCGCCGCGCTGGTTTTATGATATCAGTGGTAAGTGGCTGCCGTGGTTATCCGTATTGGCTGTGGCCTGTTTGTTGATAGGCACCGTGTGGGGTTTGGCCTTTGCGCCGCCGGATTTTAGGCAGGGTAATAGCTACCGGATTATCTTTATTCATGTGCCTGCTGCGGCCGTCTCTATGGCCTGTTATATGGTGATGGCCTTTGCCGCCGCCATACACTTAATTTGGAAAATGAAGCTAGCCGATGTGGTAATGCGCAGCTGCGCGCCCATAGGCGCCGCTTTAACCTTTATTGCTTTGTTAACCGGCTCGATCTGGGGCAAGCCTACTTGGGGTACGTGGTGGGTATGGGATGCACGCATTACCTCGGTGTTGATTTTGTTCTTTTTATACTTAGGTGTGCTGGCCTTATACGAGGCTTTTGAAAATAGCGAGTCGGCCTCTAAGGCCAGTGCGGTATTAAGTTTGGTGGGTTGCGTGAACGTTCCCATTATTTATTGGTCTGTAGAGTGGTGGTATAGCTTGCACCAGCCCGCCACCATTAAACTAACCGAAGAGTCCACCATACACCCCGAAATGCTTTACCCCTTATTATTAATGATTAGCGGTTTCTATGCCTTTTTTGTGGTGGCTTTATTATTGTTTAGCCGCAGCGAAATTTTGTATAGAGAGCGCAAAACCAAATGGGTTAAAGCTTTAGCCGCGGCCTAG
- the ccmB gene encoding heme exporter protein CcmB, with the protein MDNAQLSIWAGFRATLQRDLLLAYRRRSDFANPLIFFLIVCSLFPLGIGPSPQKLAEMAPGIMWVVALLACLLSSDTLFRGDFDDGSLEQMILSPVSLYLQVLAKSMAHWMLTGLPLALMSPLLALLLQLPSAGVPALMLSLLIGSAVLSLIGAIGAALTVSLRKGGVLLSLIILPLYVPVLIFGVAVVEAAIDGFAYGGLLAVLGAMLALALSLSPLAIAAGVKISVDN; encoded by the coding sequence GTGGATAATGCGCAGCTTTCCATCTGGGCGGGCTTTCGCGCCACCCTGCAACGTGACTTGCTGTTGGCCTATCGCCGCCGCAGTGATTTCGCCAATCCGCTGATATTCTTTTTAATTGTGTGCTCGCTATTTCCCTTAGGTATAGGCCCCAGCCCGCAGAAGCTAGCCGAAATGGCGCCGGGCATTATGTGGGTAGTGGCCTTATTAGCCTGCTTATTATCCAGCGACACCCTGTTTCGGGGTGATTTTGATGATGGCAGCCTAGAGCAAATGATACTCAGCCCGGTATCGCTGTATTTGCAGGTGTTGGCCAAAAGTATGGCGCACTGGATGCTCACCGGCCTGCCTTTGGCACTGATGTCGCCGTTATTAGCCTTATTATTACAGCTACCCAGCGCCGGGGTGCCGGCCTTGATGTTGAGTTTGCTGATAGGCTCGGCCGTGCTTAGTCTAATTGGCGCCATAGGTGCCGCTTTGACCGTAAGTTTACGCAAGGGTGGGGTGCTACTCTCGCTGATTATCTTGCCCTTATACGTACCAGTGCTGATTTTTGGTGTGGCGGTGGTAGAGGCGGCGATAGATGGCTTTGCCTATGGCGGTTTGCTGGCGGTGCTGGGGGCCATGTTGGCTCTGGCGTTGAGCCTGTCGCCTTTGGCTATAGCGGCTGGAGTCAAAATTAGTGTGGATAATTAA
- the ccmA gene encoding cytochrome c biogenesis heme-transporting ATPase CcmA: protein MSVLIATQALNCERDERLLVQQLNLSVAEGEIYQVEGPNGSGKTTLLRVLCGLSSRYSGEIFWRGQAIKAVRHQYLSELLYLGHQSGIKSVLSPRENLQWHAAVKGVQAHDAIDAALAKVGLYGYEDAPCYSLSAGQQRRVALARLFISHTPLWILDEPFTAIDKKGVAELEGWIVQHAQQGGSVLLTTHHDLNLPMTLNKVVLGG, encoded by the coding sequence TTGTCGGTATTAATTGCAACACAGGCGCTAAACTGCGAGCGCGACGAAAGGCTGCTGGTGCAGCAGCTGAATCTGTCGGTGGCAGAGGGTGAAATCTATCAGGTGGAAGGCCCCAACGGCAGCGGCAAAACCACCTTGCTGCGAGTGCTGTGTGGTTTATCCTCACGTTATAGCGGTGAGATTTTTTGGCGCGGCCAAGCGATTAAAGCGGTGCGTCATCAATACTTGAGTGAGTTGCTGTATTTAGGGCATCAGTCGGGCATTAAATCGGTATTAAGCCCCAGGGAAAATTTACAATGGCACGCCGCCGTTAAGGGCGTGCAGGCTCATGATGCCATAGATGCCGCGCTGGCTAAGGTAGGCCTGTACGGTTATGAGGATGCCCCTTGTTACTCGCTATCGGCAGGTCAGCAGCGCAGAGTCGCTCTGGCCCGTTTGTTTATTAGCCATACACCGCTGTGGATATTGGATGAGCCCTTTACTGCCATCGACAAAAAAGGGGTGGCCGAGTTAGAGGGCTGGATAGTGCAGCATGCCCAGCAGGGCGGGAGTGTGCTGTTAACCACCCACCATGACCTCAATTTACCGATGACCTTAAATAAGGTGGTGCTAGGTGGATAA